CCGAATTTGTGATAATTGCATGTTTTCAGTATATATATAAGCTAAGATATCGGTACCGAATGTGGTCGATGAGGCAATCGCATATTATGCCTGGTAAAACGGCTGCCATCTGAGTTATTGCAAGGGGGAGCATATATGTTGTACTGATCAATGTTTCCAAATTCTTGATCCATGGCATAAGAATACAACGATTCGCATTCGTTCGACTCTATCTGCCGTCGGAAATCGCATGTGTTGATGAGTTGCTCATACGTTTTATCAGAAATCATGGCATGGCTCCACCAGTATGTCACTGTCCCAAGGTTATCATAATAGTTGTCTGTCACTGCATTTCCCACCTGCATTCCATTTCCAATTTTACAATCTCTTTATTGAAACatcaaaaggaaacaaaaaaaaaaaaaaaggttgcaAATTGTGTGAAATGTTGCACATTACCATTATTCCTTTTAGATTTATTGGGTGCTTGGATTTCTTGTTGTAAACCATGATCTGTCTAGCCAACTGAGGCACATAATGGCCGGCATAGCTCTCTCCGGTGATGTATACCTCACGATTCTTATATCGTGGGAACCGGTCGAGCCATCTGATCAAGAATTCCAAAGAGTCCATAGCTGAAATCACAACCTTCAAACTTAGATCAGAAACAAATTCAACATGTAAACTAAAACTATAAACTCTGTTAACGAGCTAAGGTAGCATTAGGAATGGAGTTTTAAGAGTCGAACCGGTTCGACGGTCGCCGGTATCCAATAAATCGGAACTGCGATTGGTGTAAGAGAAGCCTACACCAGCAGGAGTCTCCAAGAACAAGAGGTTAGCCACATTGTTCCAAGAGAACTTGTTGAGATACAACCCTGAGGCTGACTTGTTTATTCTGAATGGCCCAATCTCTTCTGATGCACCATATGCCACTGAGGAGCAACCAGGACCTAATAATAAAATCACAAATATAAACTTTACAAGGATCCCATGGAGGAGAAGTATAGTTAAAATTTGTATAACTTTAGACTTTACTTAGACATTGAAAGTCCCAAAGCTAAGCTAAGCTAAGATAGCAATGCAGGTGTAATTAATTATATTGGCTGAACTATAATTTCTGCTTCTATTGTGGTAATAAATGtaacctatttttatttttctggcATTTATTTTTTGCAATTACTTCAATGtatagaaaaagagagaaagagaatgaGAGTTTTTCTTTTTGTGGTTTTGGGTTTACTTATTTTCTGGTAGTTGAGTATTATTGCTCATGAATTCTACTCTTTCATTGGTAGTTTGGTCATCATTCTTAGCTATTGAAGGTTAGTTCAAtataattactttaaaatataGAGTTTaaatacattaataaaaaaatatccaTCTTTTATacaaatatgatatatatttttcaaaaaattatgatCATGTCGGCAACAAAGAGGATAACGAAAATTTGTCGGTTCAAAGACAAATATATACAGTAAGAGGAAATTTAGAAATAAagccaaaaaggaaaaaaaaatacaatataacagtagtagaaaaacaaaagaagaagaagaagaagaagacgacataaaataaaagacaaaCCTCCATTGAGCCAGATGACAAGAGGCTTAGAGGAAGGGAAATTGGGAGACTCAGTGAGCCAGTAAAAGAGGGCTCGACCAGCTGCTTTGTTAACAGTAACATAGCCAGAGAATTGTGGAAAAGAGACTTTGGGTTGGCCTGGAAGTGCTGAGATTCTGTCAGCTTCTTCTTCAGCTGCTGAGTACCCTTCACTGTTGCTAACAAAAAGGAGTAAGGCCATGGAGATTAGGTTGAGGATCTGTGTGTTGTTGGCCATGTTAAATGAACAAGAGAGGGAGTGAAGAAGTTGAAGAGCAAAAAACATAAAGGGCGCAGTGGTAGATGGTTGTGACCTTGATGAAGTGTGGAAAGTTGAGAGTAGTGATTAAATAGGAGAGATGAATAAGATTAGAATAGAGAGGGACTATGATTTATGGTGTCCTATCTATGGATAATGCCTATGCCATCACACATCacctaaaataattttactatttggGGCACCCTTTCTTTGTGTGGGGATCCTAGTGTGcctatatataatatacatccatatatatatacttcaaaaGCACATGTAGAGAATGCTCAATAGCATGCTATTGTTTTTTAGGACGCTTTGGAGTTTATCATTTAATAACatgattatatatatagtatataaaaaggagaattttgttaaattttactGATAGAGTATTTCTTTTAGACTATTATTAACTATATTTtcattaaatacattaaaaattgataaagaaaatagtaaaataagAGAATAGAAGAAATTTTCATGTTGGAGTTGGTTTGAATAAATATTTACTAAGTTTTATGTAAATTAATAGAGGTGGGTAAATTAATTTAGGgctaataaataaggcaatgggAACACATGGTTTTCACACATCCATGAAACAGTCCCATTCAATCCTCCATTAATTCCTCGTTTATTCATATATCAGTAACTTTGACTACCTTTTCTTTGTCATCATTGCCATTttccatttcttaattaatttctcttcttttttctattCCTTTTTATtgtcatttcttttgttttactaGGGACAAGTTGTAAACTTGGATTGTCTGTATCCCCAATagtctttttatttattcatattgttttgtagatattttattttggttttagatacaattgataatttcttttttagtttgtaaaagaaaataaataaagcagCTAAAAGC
The sequence above is drawn from the Gossypium hirsutum isolate 1008001.06 chromosome A05, Gossypium_hirsutum_v2.1, whole genome shotgun sequence genome and encodes:
- the LOC107959767 gene encoding serine carboxypeptidase-like 25; amino-acid sequence: MFFALQLLHSLSCSFNMANNTQILNLISMALLLFVSNSEGYSAAEEEADRISALPGQPKVSFPQFSGYVTVNKAAGRALFYWLTESPNFPSSKPLVIWLNGGPGCSSVAYGASEEIGPFRINKSASGLYLNKFSWNNVANLLFLETPAGVGFSYTNRSSDLLDTGDRRTAMDSLEFLIRWLDRFPRYKNREVYITGESYAGHYVPQLARQIMVYNKKSKHPINLKGIMVGNAVTDNYYDNLGTVTYWWSHAMISDKTYEQLINTCDFRRQIESNECESLYSYAMDQEFGNIDQYNIYAPPCNNSDGSRFTRHNMRLPHRPHSIFRQLSGYDPCTEKYADIYYNRPDVQKALHANTTGIRYKWTACSEVLNRNWNDTDVSVLPIYKELIAGGLRVWVFSGDVDSVVPVTATRYSLAQLKLSTKIPWYPWYVKKQVGGWTEVYEGLTFATVRGAGHEVPLFKPRAALQLFKSFLSGEPLPKA